A single window of Periophthalmus magnuspinnatus isolate fPerMag1 chromosome 9, fPerMag1.2.pri, whole genome shotgun sequence DNA harbors:
- the LOC117376382 gene encoding golgin subfamily A member 7-like, producing the protein MAETHSLQDMRQQAAIASKVFIQRDYTSGTMCQFQTKLPSELEARIDKQQFEETVRTLNNLYAEAEKLGSQSFIEGCLACLTAYTVFLCMETHYEKVLKKIAKFIQEQNDKIYAPRGLLLTDPIERGLRVIEVTIFEDRSLTR; encoded by the exons ATGGCAGAG ACTCACAGCCTGCAGGACATGAGGCAGCAGGCAGCCATCGCCTCCAAAGTGTTCATCCAGAGAGACTACACCAGTGGGACCATGTGCCAGTTCCAGACCAAGTTACCATCTGAGCTCGAGGCCCGG ATTGATAAGCAGCAGTTTGAGGAAACTGTGAGGACACTGAATAACCTTTATGCTGAAGCAGAGAAGCTCGGAAGTCAGTCGTTTATCGAGGGCTGTTTGGCCTGTCTCACTGCCTATACTGTCTTTCTGTGCATGGAGACGCACTACGAAAag GTTTTAAAGAAGATTGCCAAGTTTATCCAGGAGCAGAATGACAAAATCTACGCCCCACGTGGCCTGCTCCTCACCGACCCCATCGAACGAGGCCTCAGAGTT ATCGAAGTCACTATTTTTGAAGACAGAAGCCTGACCAGATAA